The Argentina anserina chromosome 5, drPotAnse1.1, whole genome shotgun sequence genome includes the window AAGAGGGTACGATTCCCCTTCAAACTCCAGACTCCCTACGAATGAGTACAGACTTGCATTCGGGTCTTCACACCTGATCAAAGCCTTGAAATTCTTGAAAGTCGAGTCGTCGTGAAGATTAGAGGTTACTTCCAGAGATTGTTTCAGTTTCAAATTAGTTTCCCCATCAAGGTTGGTGGTCTCTACATAGCAAAGTGCTTCATCATAGCTTGATGAAAGTAAGATCAGATCAGCAGGAAAAAATTGGTCCTTTTCCACTTTCACTATATCCCCAACTTTCAAATCCCTCCACTTAGTAGCATCAAATTCACCTTCCGATTGATGGACCAGAATTTTTCTGTTGTTCACTTCTATGTCCTGATCACATTTTTTACAAACCCACATTACACACCTCGATTACAAAAATCACTAACTACAGCCATTGACAGAAACTTAAATCAGCAAAGTGCATCAaaaatgttctggaaattCATAAAAATTACCTGCTTTTTGCGCCTCCAATCTTCAAGGGCCTCTTTTCCCATTGTTACTCCAACCACAACCACAAGAGGCACAACATTACTGACAGCTGAGTAAGGCGAAAGTGGTGTGAATGAAAGTATTGCACAAATGAGGAAATACAGATTAGCAACCCTTCTGAACTGCTCAAACACTGCCTTAGGTAAGAATGTAGCAAGTGTATACTTGGTGGTTCTAACATAATTGCTTTCATAGTTCTTAGCAGTGGCCTCAGGGCATTCAGGGTCATTGCAATGGACTACTCTAGAGAATCCAGGGCCTCCGATCTGCGAATGCTCGCCATCGAAGGATGCTTTTCCTCGGTGAAAGGCATGGATTCTGCCAAAATGCTGCTTCTTTcttctaccaccaccacccccCATATATTACACAAATTTTTTCCACTCAAAGACTGTGAGTTTCAGTTCCTGCAATCTAGGAATCTTAAGAGCTCAATCACTCCAGTCCCCAACGTAACTGTTTACAAAACTGAACAGAAACTCAACAATcccagaaaaaagaaaacaaagatgaagctaaaaagaatgaaaagaaagaCTCTTGAGCCTAAATATGTATGAGCTAGAACAAAAGTGGAGATCTTTGGAACTGAAGCTTGTGTACAAAAGCCACAGATAAGGCAATGAAAGTATCTCCTGTACTATTTCTATTGCCTTGCTTCCCTAGTTCTGTGAAACACAAGGCTAACAAGAGATGCGTATACCTTCCCAGCTTTGACTTGTAGCTGGAGGGTCTAGAAGCACCAAACTTTGAACAAGGAAAAATGGTTTAAGGACTTGAGGCTCCCCAATCTAAACGGGAGAGATAAAAAGAACCAACTCAACTCAACTAGTTCCTGAGGCGCAGGGTATCAAACTATCAGAATAAAATATCTGACACAACTTGAGTATTAACCTTTATAGAAACTGGCAGATACGATATATACCAAATGATCTGGATAGTGATTTGAGTTTATTTTGAGAACGGACAAAGCCTTCTAGAAGGTCAAGAAATACTAGCACAATGAACATTtagataaaaaataataataatacacCATTTATTAGTTATTATCATTCTGGTTCGTAGAGGAAAATCATGAAATAAACTAAATTATTCCTGGCCATGCTTGAAAGGGAAATAACCATGTAGGAAATTAAGAGTGTTAAAAAAGTGATTGATTGCTGTGAAATGAAGCAGTCAGCAAGATGagcaaaaatatgaaatagcCGTCATAGCTGACGCACGCAGAGTCCAACGGGAACGAGAGAAATTATTAGTAGTAATTTGGGTTGCTGgcattgttaaaaaaaaaaacgtgatCAGAGGTAACGGAGAGGCCGCTGGCTAAGGTGGGTGAGAACGTCAAACATGACCATCCACAAGCACTAATTGCTGTGATTGCAAGGTTTTGACCAACAAGTAACACTGTCCCTTCTTGaccaaaagaaaatatcaaaacaaaaaaaacaagccAAACGTCCAAACCACTCTGGAAAGGAATAATTGAATATTGTGTATCGTCAAAGAGAGAATGAATAGTGTGCACAGGAGTTATTTAACCAATAAAAATGAATGgtgattgaaagaaaaaaaaaactaaaactgTACATGTATTACGTGACAAAATTACATTCAAGCACTTCAATTGTCTAAGATTCCACTTCTTAAACTATAGATCACGCATATGCATTCAGCCTCGAGATTAAGTacaatctaatttcaatttgaattttctttaaaatgagcaaGAAAGCGAAGCTTCCTCGATTCAGAACAGGATGCTACCAAAATGATGTTTCTACTGGAATCTTTTCTAATAGCTATAGTTTCAAGGGCGAGAAGCGAACCCATGTTCAATCCCTCCTTCTGTGCACGTCTCTCTTGGTTTCTGAGTGTTCCTTCCCAGGGGAATAATCATATCTACTAGGGGAGTCTGCTTCTACGCTTGTGATGTTTTGAGTGACTTCTGCTACTACTGCTCTTTTCTCGTGAGGatcctttcttttttcctttctttttcccTTTAGACTTAGAATGGTATCGATCTCGATGATCACTGGAGGAAACACTATCTGAATCACTGTGTCTATGTCGACGCCTGGAGCGTTTTCTACTCCTCTCCTCTTCTGATGATGAGCTGCTGCTCAAACTTCTGTGCCGCCTTGAGGGTGTTCTCAATTTCCTATCCTGTAGAGGTCCTTTCTCCAAGGTATTCTCGGAGTATTTGCTATTACTCCTTGCTGAGTTACCCATGAAGTTACCATTCACAGGTTCCTTGTTTGCAGATGTATGATCTTGAATGATCTCCCGGCTGTGAGGGACATTAAGAGTGGAAGAAGGTATGTCTTCAACCGGATAAGTATTGTAAATTCTTGAATTGGCACTGGCATTTTCTTTGGGAGGAGCAGAACTCATGGCTTTGTTTGTTGAGGAAGGCAACTCCTGTGGAACCTCTAAGCCAAGTTCTTTACCCAAAGATTCCAAAAAGTCACCTGCAATTAAACGGTTTAATGTTGTATTAGCTGCATCAACCTTCTTCTCCGGATTACCAACTTCATTAGGAATGGAGAtatcctcttcatcatctgaATCATCAGAAAAGATAGCCTGCGCAGGAGTGAAGGCAGCTATGAGGCCCCATAAACAGCATTTGCAGTAAAACAATAACATTGGGTTTTTCAGTTATTAGGTGAGTGGATACATATCTGTAATTTCATTGATGTTCCTAGGCActgcatttttctttttactatTGTAACTATGTACATGGGAACTGCCAAGTTTAAGTCTCAGTCACGGATACATCATGATGCGCATTAATGCTAGTAACTTGAGCAGATACTGTCTCAGATTTAAACTAACTATCTCATGTATGTAAGTTAAAGATGTTCAGGTATTCTAGGGGCATAGATGACAAGTGATCGCCAACTCATAACAGTGAAATAAATTAAGGTTGGTGAACTTTTCTAATTACCACACTGCAAGTGTTATATCATAAGTTATATAGGGCCTTcctttggtaaaaattacacATCCAGCTCAGCACTATGCAATAATAAAGGTGTATAACCAATTTTAAGgaacttaaaaaaattaattaagtggAAGTCTGGATCAAAGTACCTTGTAAAGGTCGACAGGTCTTTCAACAGTTTCAACTTCCACCTCACCACCACTTTCATCGTCAGCTACATCCTTACTTGTTCCTTGGGCCTCAGGTTGAGAAATTTGGTACGAGTCTCTCTTTACAATTatagttttttcttctttagtcTCTTTACCCGAATTGGATGTGAAAATGAGGGTGTCAATTTTACTCCTTGATCGTGGAGCAGGTGGTGGCTGCAAGTGGCaataatatataatcaagCCCTGATGTTTAGCTAAAGTACGTTTAATAGAGCATGGCTTTTCCAATGAATTAAGTAAATGGTGTACCTCCTGCTCTAGTTTAGTTGCCAAGCAACGCAGACAAACAGAACAAAATTACAGAGAAAGTATTTGACTGTACCTTTCCCATATAAGGATCAGTCAGATCAAAGCGCTTGCATAGAATAGGTGAAGGATGCCACTGATATTCTGTTCGTTTGACATGGACTTCCTTCGGGATTACATCTTcagcttgagtatctttagctTGCTGTTTTTAATTAAGAAACAAATCGGATTCAACATATACACACtcaaaatgtgaaaatattaTGAACAAAGCCATACCACAAATCCCCCAGAAGTAAATTCCATCCCTCCAGTAAGTGATGTAGAAATTTCTTTGCTCCATTTCCCTTTTTTTATTGCCTCGGCTGCAACTTCAAAGTCTAATCTCTCAAGAGCTCGAGCTGCTTCTGACATATGACTAGCTCTACCGGACTCAGTAGATCGAAGCCCTCCTTGGTATTTGTCCTTGAGAAACTGCTCAAATCTTTCTTGCTTTGCTGGATCATTCATGAAGGGTTTCGCGACCACTGGCATCTCACTCTATAATCAATACAGAAAAAATAATCCATCATGTCAATAGTCCAGAGAAAGCTACTAAAATTAAGGGTTTGGTATTGAAAAGTTTACAGTGATAAAGCCAGTGATTACAATTTGGATTCCATATAACCATTAAAGGTTACCgatggaaagaaaaaaaaagacaagtaAAGAGCTATGGTACTCACATATGATGAGGGATCAGTAAATGTATCTGAAAGATTGTACTGTAGATGAATGGCATCTTTAGAAGGAATTGATGTACTCAGGTCTTTGGAGCTTCGCTCCAAAGGCTTTTCCCCTAAAATTTTTCCACGGCCCTCTGCTGTCATTTTCTGTGTTCTTGGAGACAATTTACCATCTAATTGCAGCTTGGCTTGATCTCCTCTCTTCTGTAGCTCTTCCCACAGCTTCCTTCCATAATACTCATGACCATGCCCTCCAACAAGGAAACTAAACATTGgatttgattgattcttttctcTTGAGAGATCCTCAAATAATTTGCCACATCGAGCTACTAAAGTTGCAACCCCATCAATTAAAAGTTTCAGATTATTATCCTGAGGAGGCGGGATTTCTGGGGGACCAGGATCTCCAAGCTTGTAGCTAGTCTCCGGAGGAGAAGAAAATTTATGATGGGGTACAAAATCCTTTGGAACTACAGGAGGATCAAATCTATATAAGACACCCAGAAGAATAATGATCAGTTATCAAATCTATAAGAATAAAAAAGTGAGaacatttttttcatttgagtAAGTACACGTAACTTCAACATGGACTCATCATTAAACCTTTTGAAGGATCAAATTTTGGTATATGCACATGCATAAAAACAGTCAAAATAGGTCGCAACTTGTacttgtaaatatatatatatatagggaacttttcaggtgcggacatccgcacctgaaacggattgtgtatgtatatatatatatagcgtGAGAGGGTTCTTTAGGCTAAATTTCCCACACTAAATAAAATATCCTCTGTTAACTAAAATGCTCAAGACCAGCGAGTTACAAGATTTACTTGGGTGAATATATTAAAAGAAATCAgttaaaatcaaaacataaaaacaaCTACGGCCCACTTCATTGGGTTTCCCCTACTTGAAACTAGAAGAATTTTTCGtatttaaaatgaaaatttgtgTATCAGAAAACTAAAACCTCTAATTGCTTCAAATACCTTTCAAGCTGGTAATCAGTATTTGATGCGATTTTAAATCCAGAGAGAGCACCTGGTTCCTTTTGGACAGATTTTTGCTTACTATCCATGATCAATTTCATTGGctcatcaacatcatcaacATAAGTCTCCTCGAAGTCATAGCCTGAACAGAGGAGGAGAAAGAACTTAAAAGTTAGAACATATGAGGGGTGAACTGAGAGGTGTCAGCTTGACTATATGGTTAATTTTTCTTGCATCAAAGAAGCCTCAGAATAAACTATACTGCCATACTGTATCTCAAAAGCAtgaattttaatttcaaaacaaacaaacaaacaaaaacaaaaaatataataaaacgTAGAGGTTTAAGGCCTCTTATGGACCTATACTACAGAGCAGAAACTGGGAGGACAGAAATAAGTGGAAGAATATCATGTACAAGATGATCAATAcaactataaaaaaaatccaaattgTTGGGGGACACAGATCAACAGTGTTAGCAGTCGATGACAGCAATTTTTCAACAATGCATATAGCACACAACAGCATAAAAATAGAGCGGTTTTATGCAAAGAATTTAAATACCTCTTAAGCACCTATAAATTCCTGCCTTGGATAGATAATTACCAACTCTTGatcaaaaaaaattgtactAACCAGAGCCGTACACATCCTCATCTTCAGCATCGAAATCTTCAAGTGCTCCGATTC containing:
- the LOC126794755 gene encoding G patch domain-containing protein TGH; protein product: MDSDEDDFVFYGTPIAREDDVTTSRKKKSIAEASGQLRTLAPWKQEVRDEEGRRRFHGAFSGGFSAGYYNTVGSKEGWTPQTFVSSRKNRAEVKQQDILNFLDDDERAELEGQSLKTSSQFDTFGFTAADHARKHAEKEQQKRPSAIPGPVPDELVLPATDSIGVKLLLKMGWRRGRSIKDSHADVAYDARREARKAFLAFSTNDAKTQQADLEPSLDKSEYYTEQPASDDVQSSQSTPVYVLNPKQDLHGLGFDPFKNAAEFREKKRSRISENRGPGNKSALLLNNNLFGLKSGKSAPGFGIGALEDFDAEDEDVYGSGYDFEETYVDDVDEPMKLIMDSKQKSVQKEPGALSGFKIASNTDYQLERFDPPVVPKDFVPHHKFSSPPETSYKLGDPGPPEIPPPQDNNLKLLIDGVATLVARCGKLFEDLSREKNQSNPMFSFLVGGHGHEYYGRKLWEELQKRGDQAKLQLDGKLSPRTQKMTAEGRGKILGEKPLERSSKDLSTSIPSKDAIHLQYNLSDTFTDPSSYSEMPVVAKPFMNDPAKQERFEQFLKDKYQGGLRSTESGRASHMSEAARALERLDFEVAAEAIKKGKWSKEISTSLTGGMEFTSGGFVQAKDTQAEDVIPKEVHVKRTEYQWHPSPILCKRFDLTDPYMGKPPPAPRSRSKIDTLIFTSNSGKETKEEKTIIVKRDSYQISQPEAQGTSKDVADDESGGEVEVETVERPVDLYKAIFSDDSDDEEDISIPNEVGNPEKKVDAANTTLNRLIAGDFLESLGKELGLEVPQELPSSTNKAMSSAPPKENASANSRIYNTYPVEDIPSSTLNVPHSREIIQDHTSANKEPVNGNFMGNSARSNSKYSENTLEKGPLQDRKLRTPSRRHRSLSSSSSSEEERSRKRSRRRHRHSDSDSVSSSDHRDRYHSKSKGKKKGKKKGSSREKSSSSRSHSKHHKRRSRLP